One Nicotiana tomentosiformis chromosome 4, ASM39032v3, whole genome shotgun sequence genomic window carries:
- the LOC104086147 gene encoding putative E3 ubiquitin-protein ligase LIN-1 isoform X2, whose protein sequence is MAGNYRFEMDQEDIVRSLITAVGSFIQDRLIDKEQRTLHKEQCAERLAAEDGNSDKDTEVRYSDQAVLANLDWGIDALEEAINTSNIETKMARLDYAEKMLQVCAMLDSNQKTAGVPNFYLSAWAHLNLSYLWKLRNNVHNAVLHILEMFTVDPFFSRIDFAPELWKSLFVPHMSSIVGWYSEERHRIVMDVIPDSSDLSFTMDFDHDFNESLIFSVRPDQAEKMQKVEQLYGQSLDENTRLYAKYYKDCMNYDSATSKKAIPLLPIAEPPMTPLHEVCRSIPDYVKFGPILPKSAGFTPILRVKENANGASRLKMASSSSENQEDSTTWDPLKGIPEVDEEDYDPEPHVYTTSNKRNQENNSSYCSGVNKDVEARSKVKQINTNQRQSPKSFPSMDFPKLESPKAPSPKGSDTPSKKGVPVLRLLSGRVKDTSSSISLHSSQELKISSADSDEERTEQHETVRKRNAQRRSLSQSIEKGDEGSHSCISLPLSDKSTAPSRPPKDFVCPITGQIFNDPVTLETGQTYERKAIQEWMNRGNTTCPITRQSLSASTLPKANYVLKRLITSWREQHPDLAQDFSYSETPRSYLSIPSSRERSSESTPSPTFNHPNHRRIEEIMEQRSRRFMRAAVSMSPTSVISQAATEAIINGLKPYVSCLCTSEDLQECEQAILTIAKIWGDSKLESQGVHSYLSAPTIVNGFVEVLSASQKREVLRTTIYILSELLYAEDSVGEILTSVDSDFECLATLLKDGLAEAAVLIYLLRPSFSQLSAHNFVPSLTQIISNRSEDSGDFQFTIGPKDASVVLLEQIITGGGESDQSFNAMQIISGNGILALLKCLEHENGRESIVCILLCCIRADTSCRNTVASRIELSPVLELIHTGSDSVKATCIELLYELVLLSRRTLCNQILQIIKDEGAFSTMHTLLVSLQMASVEQKSTIAPLLLQLDLLVEPRKMSIYREESIEALIEALHKKDFPASQLRALDALLSLSGHLTNSGKSFLEARLLKIAGFNQRYNATMKEERQKAGENDTTNIMEEEEKALSSWENRTAFVLCNHEKGLVFRALEECLKSTSMEIAKSSFIVATWLIHMLYNFPDTGIRDVARKSLLEQFIQMLQSTKNIEEKILAALALRGFITDLGALSELGIYAKCLCKSLRKLKKYSVVVSDIMKTLMNLPCIDAAELWCYSECPEVDVSMNGEVLCLLHIRGRLISSHSDGTIKVWETGKRAPRLIHETREHTKAVTCLYVSSSYEKLYSGSLDRTIRVWAINQEEIHCLQVHDVKEPVLELIANTHFACFASQATGVKVYTWSGVPKHVNFQKYVKCLAIMGDKLYCGCTGYSIQEVDLSSQTSTAFYAGAKKLLGKQNIYSLQIQKNVVFAGGSLVDGISGKVFSLPSKAVIGSLSTCSDIQRLAVNNDFIFSATKSGTIEVWLQERVTKITSIKMKSGGQTKITSLAVDKDGEMIFAGSTDGKIQAWRLD, encoded by the exons ATGGCTGGAAATTACAGGTTTGAAATGGATCAAGAAGACATAGTTAGGTCCTTGATCACAGCTGTTGGTAGTTTCATTCAAGATAGGCTTATTGATAAAGAACAAAGAACCTTGCATAAAGAACAATGTGCTGAGAGGTTAGCAGCTGAAGATGGGAACTCTGATAAAGACACAGAAGTTCGATACTCTGATCAAGCAGTTTTAGCCAATTTGGACTGGGGAATTGATGCCCTTGAAGAAGCAATCAACACATCAAACATTGAAACTAAGATGGCTAGACTAGACTACGCCGAAAAAATGCTGCAAGTTTGTGCAATGTTGGATTCTAATCAGAAAACTGCAGGGGTCCCTAATTTCTATCTCTCTGCTTGGGCTCATTTAAACCTTTCTTACTTATGGAAGTTGAGAAATAATGTTCACAATGCAGTACTTCATATCTTGGAGATGTTTACTGTTGACCCTTTCTTCTCGCGGATAGATTTTGCACCTGAGCTATGGAAAAGTTTGTTTGTTCCACACATGAGCTCCATCGTCGGGTGGTACTCAGAGGAGAGACATCGGATAGTGATGGATGTTATTCCTGATTCAAGTGACTTGTCTTTCACTATGGATTTTGATCATGATTTTAATGAATCTTTGATATTTTCTGTAAGGCCTGATCAAGCTGAGAAAATGCAGAAAGTCGAGCAGCTTTATGGACAGTCATTGGATGAGAATACAAGGCTTTATGCAAAATACTATAAGGACTGTATGAACTATGATTCTGCAACTTCAAAGAAGGCAATTCCTCTGTTGCCAATCGCAGAGCCACCGATGACTCCATTGCATGAGGTATGCCGGTCAATTCCTGATTAtgtcaaatttggcccaataTTGCCTAAGAGTGCCGGGTTTACTCCTATTCTGAGAGTCAAGGAAAATGCAAATGGAGCCTCAAG ATTGAAAATGGCTTCTTCGTCGTCTGAGAATCAGGAGGACTCCACGACTTGGGATCCACTA AAAGGAATACCTGAGGTGGATGAAGAAGATTATGACCCCGAGCCTCATGTATACACTACATCGAATAAAAGGAATCAAGAAAACAATTCATCCTATTGTAGTGGAGTGAATAAGGATGTAGAAGCCAGGTCCAAAGTCAAGCAAATTAATACAAACCAAAGACAATCTCCTAAGTCCTTCCCTTCAATGGACTTCCCTAAACTGGAGTCCCCTAAAGCTCCTTCACCAAAAGGATCAGATACTCCCTCGAAGAAAGGTGTACCTGTGTTACGCCTCTTGTCTGGACGTGTTAAGGACACCTCAAGTTCTATTTCTTTGCATTCATCCCAAGAGTTAAAAATTAGCTCAGCAGACTCGGATGAAGAAAGGACA GAGCAGCATGAAACTGTAAGGAAAAGAAATGCCCAAAGGCGGAGCCTTAGTCAATCCATAGAAAAAGG TGATGAAGGAAGTCACAGCTGCATTTCTCTCCCATTGTCGGATAAGTCGACTGCTCCATCAAGGCCACCTAAAGATTTTGTCTGTCCGATAACTGGACAAATATTTAATGATCCTGTCACCCTTGAAACCGGTCAAACATATGAAAGGAAAGCCATCCAAGAATGGATGAATAGAggcaatacaacatgccccattACAAGGCAGTCTTTATCTGCTTCTACTCTTCCTAAAGCAAACTATGTCCTAAAGAGACTGATAACCTCTTGGAGAGAACAGCACCCTGACCTAGCACAGGATTTTTCTTACTCTGAAACACCAAGAAGTTATTTAAGCATTCCCTCTTCAAGAGAGAGGTCATCTGAATCTACTCCATCTCCGACATTTAATCATCCCAATCATAGGCGGATAGAGGAAATCATGGAACAAAGATCACGAAGATTTATGCGAGCAGCGGTATCTATGTCACCTACAAGTGTAATTTCTCAAGCAGCAACTGAAGCAATTATCAACGGCTTAAAACCTTATGTTTCATGTCTATGCACTTCAGAGGACTTACAAGAATGTGAACAAGCCATATTGACTATAGCAAAGATATGGGGTGACTCGAAACTTGAATCTCAAGGAGTTCACTCCTATTTATCTGCACCAACAATTGTGAACGGATTTGTAGAGGTATTATCAGCTTCCCAAAAGAGGGAAGTTTTAAGGACGACAATTTATATTTTGTCCGAGCTATTATATGCAGAGGATAGTGTTGGTGAGATCCTCACAAGcgtggactcggattttgaatgCCTAGCTACTTTATTAAAAGATGGTCTTGCTGAAGCAGCGGTTCTTATTTACCTACTCAGGCCATCATTCTCTCAACTTTCGGCTCATAATTTTGTACCCTCTCTTACTCAGATTATCTCAAACAGAAGTGAGGATTCTGGTGATTTTCAGTTCACAATCGGACCAAAGGATGCCTCTGTTGTGTTGCTCGAGCAAATTATTACTGGAGGAGGTGAGAGCGATCAATCATTCAATGCTATGCAGATTATATCAGGAAATGGTATTCTTGCCTTGCTCAAGTGCCTAGAACATGAAAATGGAAGAGAGTCCATTGTATGCATACTTTTATGCTGTATTCGGGCTGATACGAGTTGCAGAAATACAGTAGCTAGTAGAATTGAGTTGTCTCCTGTTCTTGAGTTAATTCACACTGGAAGTGATAGCGTGAAAGCCACATGCATAGAACTTCTTTATGAGTTAGTTTTATTAAGCAG GAGAACATTGTGCAACCAGATTCTGCAGATAATTAAGGACGAGGGAGCATTTAGTACAATGCACACTCTTCTTGTCTCTCTACAGATGGCTTCAGTGGAGCAGAAATCTACCATTGCTCCTCTTCTTCTGCAGCTTGACCTTCTG GTTGAGCCTCGAAAAATGAGCATATACCGGGAAGAATCAATAGAGGCATTGATTGAAGCACTTCACAAAAAGGACTTCCCCGCATCTCAGCTCAGGGCTCTTGATGCCTTGTTATCTCTTTCTGGGCATCTAACTAACTCTGGTAAGTCCTTTCTTGAAGCTCGGCTGCTCAAGATTGCGGGATTTAATCAGCGTTATAATGCCACGATGAAAGAAGAGAGGCAAAAAGCAGGTGAAAATGACACCACCAATATAATG GAAGAGGAAGAAAAAGCGCTGAGTTCTTGGGAAAATAGAACAGCTTTTGTTCTTTGCAACCATGAGAAAGGATTAGTATTCAGAGCTTTAGAGGAATGCCTTAAGAGCACCTCAATGGAGATAGCAAAATCTTCCTTTATTGTAGCCACATGGCTAATTCACATGCTCTATAATTTTCCCGATACTGGAATTCGAGATGTTGCTCGTAAGTCCTTGCTCGAGCAATTTATACAGATGCTCCAGTCGACAAAGAATATCGAGGAGAAGATCTTGGCAGCTCTTGCTTTGAGAGGCTTTATTACTGATTTAG GTGCACTCAGCGAACTGGGAATATATGCCAAATGTTTATGCAAAAGCTTGAGGAAACTTAAAAAGTACTCTGTAGTGGTCAGTGATATAATGAAAACCCTGATGAACTTGCCATGTATTGATGCT GCAGAATTATGGTGCTATTCTGAATGTCCTGAGGTGGATGTGTCAATGAATGGAGAAGTTCTTTGTCTGCTCCACATAAGGGGTCGGCTCATTAGCAGTCATTCTGATGGAACCATTAAG GTCTGGGAAACTGGAAAAAGAGCGCCTCGGTTAATTCATGAAACGCGTGAGCACACAAAGGCTGTTACATGCCTTTATGTTTCATCTTCATATGAGAAACTGTATAGCGGTTCCTTGGACAGAACAATCCGG GTTTGGGCAATCAATCAAGAGGAAATCCACTGTCTTCAGGTTCATGATGTGAAAGAGCCTGTGCTTGAGTTGATAGCTAACACTCATTTTGCATGCTTCGCATCTCAAGCGACAGGAGTTAAG GTTTATACTTGGTCAGGGGTTCCCAAGCATGTAAACTTCCAAAAATATGTCAAGTGCCTTGCCATTATGGGCGATAAACTTTATTGCGGATGCACAGGTTATAGTATCCAG GAAGTTGATTTAAGCTCTCAAACATCAACAGCATTTTATGCTGGTGCCAAGAAGTTGTTGGGAAAACAGAATATCTATTCCCTCCAAATTCAAAAAAATGTTGTGTTTGCTGGTGGTTCCTTAGTTGATGGAATATCCGGAAAG GTATTTTCTCTCCCTAGCAAGGCAGTCATTGGATCACTTTCAACCTGTTCAGACATCCAACGACTAGCAGTAAACAACGATTTCATATTTTCTGCCACAAAATCTGGCACCATAGAGGTATGGCTGCAAGAAAGAGTTACAAAGATCACTTCCATTAAGATGAAAAGTGGCGGACAGACTAAAATTACATCTTTAGCTGTGGATAAAGATGGTGAAATGATATTTGCTGGTTCTACTGATGGAAAAATTCAG GCTTGGCGTTTGGattaa
- the LOC104086147 gene encoding putative E3 ubiquitin-protein ligase LIN-1 isoform X1, giving the protein MAGNYRFEMDQEDIVRSLITAVGSFIQDRLIDKEQRTLHKEQCAERLAAEDGNSDKDTEVRYSDQAVLANLDWGIDALEEAINTSNIETKMARLDYAEKMLQVCAMLDSNQKTAGVPNFYLSAWAHLNLSYLWKLRNNVHNAVLHILEMFTVDPFFSRIDFAPELWKSLFVPHMSSIVGWYSEERHRIVMDVIPDSSDLSFTMDFDHDFNESLIFSVRPDQAEKMQKVEQLYGQSLDENTRLYAKYYKDCMNYDSATSKKAIPLLPIAEPPMTPLHEVCRSIPDYVKFGPILPKSAGFTPILRVKENANGASRLKMASSSSENQEDSTTWDPLKGIPEVDEEDYDPEPHVYTTSNKRNQENNSSYCSGVNKDVEARSKVKQINTNQRQSPKSFPSMDFPKLESPKAPSPKGSDTPSKKGVPVLRLLSGRVKDTSSSISLHSSQELKISSADSDEERTEQHETVRKRNAQRRSLSQSIEKGSPIYSDEGSHSCISLPLSDKSTAPSRPPKDFVCPITGQIFNDPVTLETGQTYERKAIQEWMNRGNTTCPITRQSLSASTLPKANYVLKRLITSWREQHPDLAQDFSYSETPRSYLSIPSSRERSSESTPSPTFNHPNHRRIEEIMEQRSRRFMRAAVSMSPTSVISQAATEAIINGLKPYVSCLCTSEDLQECEQAILTIAKIWGDSKLESQGVHSYLSAPTIVNGFVEVLSASQKREVLRTTIYILSELLYAEDSVGEILTSVDSDFECLATLLKDGLAEAAVLIYLLRPSFSQLSAHNFVPSLTQIISNRSEDSGDFQFTIGPKDASVVLLEQIITGGGESDQSFNAMQIISGNGILALLKCLEHENGRESIVCILLCCIRADTSCRNTVASRIELSPVLELIHTGSDSVKATCIELLYELVLLSRRTLCNQILQIIKDEGAFSTMHTLLVSLQMASVEQKSTIAPLLLQLDLLVEPRKMSIYREESIEALIEALHKKDFPASQLRALDALLSLSGHLTNSGKSFLEARLLKIAGFNQRYNATMKEERQKAGENDTTNIMEEEEKALSSWENRTAFVLCNHEKGLVFRALEECLKSTSMEIAKSSFIVATWLIHMLYNFPDTGIRDVARKSLLEQFIQMLQSTKNIEEKILAALALRGFITDLGALSELGIYAKCLCKSLRKLKKYSVVVSDIMKTLMNLPCIDAAELWCYSECPEVDVSMNGEVLCLLHIRGRLISSHSDGTIKVWETGKRAPRLIHETREHTKAVTCLYVSSSYEKLYSGSLDRTIRVWAINQEEIHCLQVHDVKEPVLELIANTHFACFASQATGVKVYTWSGVPKHVNFQKYVKCLAIMGDKLYCGCTGYSIQEVDLSSQTSTAFYAGAKKLLGKQNIYSLQIQKNVVFAGGSLVDGISGKVFSLPSKAVIGSLSTCSDIQRLAVNNDFIFSATKSGTIEVWLQERVTKITSIKMKSGGQTKITSLAVDKDGEMIFAGSTDGKIQAWRLD; this is encoded by the exons ATGGCTGGAAATTACAGGTTTGAAATGGATCAAGAAGACATAGTTAGGTCCTTGATCACAGCTGTTGGTAGTTTCATTCAAGATAGGCTTATTGATAAAGAACAAAGAACCTTGCATAAAGAACAATGTGCTGAGAGGTTAGCAGCTGAAGATGGGAACTCTGATAAAGACACAGAAGTTCGATACTCTGATCAAGCAGTTTTAGCCAATTTGGACTGGGGAATTGATGCCCTTGAAGAAGCAATCAACACATCAAACATTGAAACTAAGATGGCTAGACTAGACTACGCCGAAAAAATGCTGCAAGTTTGTGCAATGTTGGATTCTAATCAGAAAACTGCAGGGGTCCCTAATTTCTATCTCTCTGCTTGGGCTCATTTAAACCTTTCTTACTTATGGAAGTTGAGAAATAATGTTCACAATGCAGTACTTCATATCTTGGAGATGTTTACTGTTGACCCTTTCTTCTCGCGGATAGATTTTGCACCTGAGCTATGGAAAAGTTTGTTTGTTCCACACATGAGCTCCATCGTCGGGTGGTACTCAGAGGAGAGACATCGGATAGTGATGGATGTTATTCCTGATTCAAGTGACTTGTCTTTCACTATGGATTTTGATCATGATTTTAATGAATCTTTGATATTTTCTGTAAGGCCTGATCAAGCTGAGAAAATGCAGAAAGTCGAGCAGCTTTATGGACAGTCATTGGATGAGAATACAAGGCTTTATGCAAAATACTATAAGGACTGTATGAACTATGATTCTGCAACTTCAAAGAAGGCAATTCCTCTGTTGCCAATCGCAGAGCCACCGATGACTCCATTGCATGAGGTATGCCGGTCAATTCCTGATTAtgtcaaatttggcccaataTTGCCTAAGAGTGCCGGGTTTACTCCTATTCTGAGAGTCAAGGAAAATGCAAATGGAGCCTCAAG ATTGAAAATGGCTTCTTCGTCGTCTGAGAATCAGGAGGACTCCACGACTTGGGATCCACTA AAAGGAATACCTGAGGTGGATGAAGAAGATTATGACCCCGAGCCTCATGTATACACTACATCGAATAAAAGGAATCAAGAAAACAATTCATCCTATTGTAGTGGAGTGAATAAGGATGTAGAAGCCAGGTCCAAAGTCAAGCAAATTAATACAAACCAAAGACAATCTCCTAAGTCCTTCCCTTCAATGGACTTCCCTAAACTGGAGTCCCCTAAAGCTCCTTCACCAAAAGGATCAGATACTCCCTCGAAGAAAGGTGTACCTGTGTTACGCCTCTTGTCTGGACGTGTTAAGGACACCTCAAGTTCTATTTCTTTGCATTCATCCCAAGAGTTAAAAATTAGCTCAGCAGACTCGGATGAAGAAAGGACA GAGCAGCATGAAACTGTAAGGAAAAGAAATGCCCAAAGGCGGAGCCTTAGTCAATCCATAGAAAAAGG CTCTCCGATTTATAGTGATGAAGGAAGTCACAGCTGCATTTCTCTCCCATTGTCGGATAAGTCGACTGCTCCATCAAGGCCACCTAAAGATTTTGTCTGTCCGATAACTGGACAAATATTTAATGATCCTGTCACCCTTGAAACCGGTCAAACATATGAAAGGAAAGCCATCCAAGAATGGATGAATAGAggcaatacaacatgccccattACAAGGCAGTCTTTATCTGCTTCTACTCTTCCTAAAGCAAACTATGTCCTAAAGAGACTGATAACCTCTTGGAGAGAACAGCACCCTGACCTAGCACAGGATTTTTCTTACTCTGAAACACCAAGAAGTTATTTAAGCATTCCCTCTTCAAGAGAGAGGTCATCTGAATCTACTCCATCTCCGACATTTAATCATCCCAATCATAGGCGGATAGAGGAAATCATGGAACAAAGATCACGAAGATTTATGCGAGCAGCGGTATCTATGTCACCTACAAGTGTAATTTCTCAAGCAGCAACTGAAGCAATTATCAACGGCTTAAAACCTTATGTTTCATGTCTATGCACTTCAGAGGACTTACAAGAATGTGAACAAGCCATATTGACTATAGCAAAGATATGGGGTGACTCGAAACTTGAATCTCAAGGAGTTCACTCCTATTTATCTGCACCAACAATTGTGAACGGATTTGTAGAGGTATTATCAGCTTCCCAAAAGAGGGAAGTTTTAAGGACGACAATTTATATTTTGTCCGAGCTATTATATGCAGAGGATAGTGTTGGTGAGATCCTCACAAGcgtggactcggattttgaatgCCTAGCTACTTTATTAAAAGATGGTCTTGCTGAAGCAGCGGTTCTTATTTACCTACTCAGGCCATCATTCTCTCAACTTTCGGCTCATAATTTTGTACCCTCTCTTACTCAGATTATCTCAAACAGAAGTGAGGATTCTGGTGATTTTCAGTTCACAATCGGACCAAAGGATGCCTCTGTTGTGTTGCTCGAGCAAATTATTACTGGAGGAGGTGAGAGCGATCAATCATTCAATGCTATGCAGATTATATCAGGAAATGGTATTCTTGCCTTGCTCAAGTGCCTAGAACATGAAAATGGAAGAGAGTCCATTGTATGCATACTTTTATGCTGTATTCGGGCTGATACGAGTTGCAGAAATACAGTAGCTAGTAGAATTGAGTTGTCTCCTGTTCTTGAGTTAATTCACACTGGAAGTGATAGCGTGAAAGCCACATGCATAGAACTTCTTTATGAGTTAGTTTTATTAAGCAG GAGAACATTGTGCAACCAGATTCTGCAGATAATTAAGGACGAGGGAGCATTTAGTACAATGCACACTCTTCTTGTCTCTCTACAGATGGCTTCAGTGGAGCAGAAATCTACCATTGCTCCTCTTCTTCTGCAGCTTGACCTTCTG GTTGAGCCTCGAAAAATGAGCATATACCGGGAAGAATCAATAGAGGCATTGATTGAAGCACTTCACAAAAAGGACTTCCCCGCATCTCAGCTCAGGGCTCTTGATGCCTTGTTATCTCTTTCTGGGCATCTAACTAACTCTGGTAAGTCCTTTCTTGAAGCTCGGCTGCTCAAGATTGCGGGATTTAATCAGCGTTATAATGCCACGATGAAAGAAGAGAGGCAAAAAGCAGGTGAAAATGACACCACCAATATAATG GAAGAGGAAGAAAAAGCGCTGAGTTCTTGGGAAAATAGAACAGCTTTTGTTCTTTGCAACCATGAGAAAGGATTAGTATTCAGAGCTTTAGAGGAATGCCTTAAGAGCACCTCAATGGAGATAGCAAAATCTTCCTTTATTGTAGCCACATGGCTAATTCACATGCTCTATAATTTTCCCGATACTGGAATTCGAGATGTTGCTCGTAAGTCCTTGCTCGAGCAATTTATACAGATGCTCCAGTCGACAAAGAATATCGAGGAGAAGATCTTGGCAGCTCTTGCTTTGAGAGGCTTTATTACTGATTTAG GTGCACTCAGCGAACTGGGAATATATGCCAAATGTTTATGCAAAAGCTTGAGGAAACTTAAAAAGTACTCTGTAGTGGTCAGTGATATAATGAAAACCCTGATGAACTTGCCATGTATTGATGCT GCAGAATTATGGTGCTATTCTGAATGTCCTGAGGTGGATGTGTCAATGAATGGAGAAGTTCTTTGTCTGCTCCACATAAGGGGTCGGCTCATTAGCAGTCATTCTGATGGAACCATTAAG GTCTGGGAAACTGGAAAAAGAGCGCCTCGGTTAATTCATGAAACGCGTGAGCACACAAAGGCTGTTACATGCCTTTATGTTTCATCTTCATATGAGAAACTGTATAGCGGTTCCTTGGACAGAACAATCCGG GTTTGGGCAATCAATCAAGAGGAAATCCACTGTCTTCAGGTTCATGATGTGAAAGAGCCTGTGCTTGAGTTGATAGCTAACACTCATTTTGCATGCTTCGCATCTCAAGCGACAGGAGTTAAG GTTTATACTTGGTCAGGGGTTCCCAAGCATGTAAACTTCCAAAAATATGTCAAGTGCCTTGCCATTATGGGCGATAAACTTTATTGCGGATGCACAGGTTATAGTATCCAG GAAGTTGATTTAAGCTCTCAAACATCAACAGCATTTTATGCTGGTGCCAAGAAGTTGTTGGGAAAACAGAATATCTATTCCCTCCAAATTCAAAAAAATGTTGTGTTTGCTGGTGGTTCCTTAGTTGATGGAATATCCGGAAAG GTATTTTCTCTCCCTAGCAAGGCAGTCATTGGATCACTTTCAACCTGTTCAGACATCCAACGACTAGCAGTAAACAACGATTTCATATTTTCTGCCACAAAATCTGGCACCATAGAGGTATGGCTGCAAGAAAGAGTTACAAAGATCACTTCCATTAAGATGAAAAGTGGCGGACAGACTAAAATTACATCTTTAGCTGTGGATAAAGATGGTGAAATGATATTTGCTGGTTCTACTGATGGAAAAATTCAG GCTTGGCGTTTGGattaa